The genomic segment AGCAGCAGCTGTAATTGCTGAAAAAGGGCAGCAGATCGGAGAAATAAGAACTGATATTTCTGCCGTGGATGTGGTATTTATGTTACTGGGTACAGTTGTTCCCCCCTCATTCCTCTTCCATATCACCAGCGGTGAATTTGATCCGCGTGAGCAGGTTGAACGAAATCTCAGACTTTTCGAAGATGCAGTCAGGTCTGGAACGGAGGATTAACAAAATGAACAGTCCTTTATTTTACATTAAAAAAAGTTACAAAATAAGTTCCCCTCTTTGGACTTCAAAGAAACAATCTTTTTTAGAAATAATGAAATTTTTAAAACCACAATCAGCTCACCGTACATCATGTGCTGTTAAATCATTTTTTTTAATACTTCTGCTCTGCGCAACATCTTTAAGCGGATGTGTCGATGAGGAACTTGAAGTCTGGCAGGGCTATGTGGAGGGAGAGTTTGTATACGCAGCCTCCCCGCTGGGCGGTCAGCTTGATAAAATATATGTGAAAAAAGGTGATCAGATCACTGCTGGTAATCCACTATTCACTCTTGAACGTGAATATGAAAAAGCCGGAGTTGATGAAGCAAACGAACAGCTTGCCAAAGCCTTAAGTGATCTTGCCAATAAGCGCAAAGGCAGCAGACCATCAGAGTTAGCATCTATTACGGCCCGTCTGCGCAAAGCCAAGGCTGCTGAAACCCTTGCTGCGACTGAATACAAACGCAGAGCTAATCTATATCGATCACGCACAATTTCCGAAGAAGAACGGGATCAGGCCCGGACGGATTATGAGCAGGCAAAGCAACTTGTCCACGAAATCAGCTCTGAACTTAAAACCGCAAATCTGGGCTCCCGTTCAGATGAAATCGCTGCGGCCGAGTCAGCAGTTGAGGCTGCAAAAGCCCGTCTTGAACAGGCCCTATGGAATTATAACCAAAAAGCCCAGTCCGCTCCCCGCTCCGGTCTGGTATTCGATACTATCCGTTATGAAGGAGAATGGGTTCCGGCAGGCAAACCTGTCGTTTCCATACTACCTCCTGAAAATCGCAAAATACGGTTCTATGTCCCTGAAACCATCGTCGGCAGCTTCAGCATAGGTGAAAATCTACTGCTCAACTTTGATGGAATTGCTAAACCTATCCCCGTAAAACTGACCTATATATCACCGCAGGCAGAATATACGCCACCGGTAATTTATTCCAGCCAGAGCCGTGCTAAACTAGTCTTCATGCTTGAGGCGTACCCTCCATTTGATAAAGCAATCCTGCTGAATCCGGGACAACCCGTTGATGTGAGCCGTTCTGCTGAAAATTTCATACACAATGACGGTTTTCTTTCTAGAGTAAAAGCATATTTCAGGAGCAGCAATGAATGACCAGATCGTCATAGACGTTTCGGGAGTTACCAAAACCTTTGGAACCAAAACCGTGGTTAACGGGCTGGATATGCAGGTCCGCAAAGGTGAGATATTCGGTTTTCTCGGTCCGAACGGTTCCGGTAAAACAACTTTCATCCGCATGCTTTGCGGACTGCTGAGTCCCGACTCAGGATCAGGAACCTGCCTTGGCTACAATATCATTACTGAAGCTGATAAAATCAAGCCGAAAGTAGGATACATGGCTCAAAGATTCAGCCTGTACGGAGATCTGACCGTTAAAGAAAATCTCGATTTTCTATCCAAAGCCTATCAGCTTCCTAACCGCAGAAAACTGGTTGCCGATGCCATTGAACGTATGGACCTCGGCAGGTTCAGTAATCAACTTGCCGACAGTCTTTCCGGCGGCTGGAAACAACGCCTGGCACTCACAGGATGCACTCTGCACAGTCCCAGCCTTCTGCTGCTGGATGAACCTACCGCCGGAGTTGACCCTTCTGCCCGCCGTGATTTCTGGGACGAGGTTCATAATCTGGCGGCTCAGGGCATAACAGCACTCATCAGTACCCATTACATGGACGAGGCCGAACGCTGTCACCGTCTGGCATATATTGCCTATGGTGATCTGCTGGCAAAAGGAACCCTTGAAGAACTTATTGATGATTCCGGCCTGCATACATGGACCCTTAAAGGTCCAGATCTTAGCGTACTTACAGGAAAACTTCGGGCAACCGACGGCATTGATCAGGTGGTTGCTTTCGGTAACACCCTGCACATCAGTGGTCGTGATAATGATCTGATAAAGAGCGTGATCAACAGACTGGCAGGTCCTGACAATAGATTTGAACCGTCTGAAACCAGCCTTGAAGAGGTTTTCATTGATCTCATGCGGGGTAAAACACCATGATAAAGCTACATTTCTTTTCATTCAGTAGGTTCATGGCTATGGCTGGCAAAGAATTCGTGCAGATGCGCCGCGACAGACTCACCTTTGCCATGATGATCGGCATTCCGCTAATCCAGCTCATCCTTTTCGGCTATGCCATAAACTCCGATCCAAGGCACCTGCCTCTGGCTGTACTGTCAGGAGATAACAGCCGCTATTCAAGAGCAATTGTCGCCGGAATGCAGACCAGCACATATTTTAATTTAGACCGCTTCATTGATTCAAGAACTGAAGCCAACAGACTCCTTGAACTTGGTGAAGTTCAGTTTGTTTTAACTATTCCTCAGCAGTTTGGACAGAATATTGAGCGCGGGGAACGGCCGGTACTATTACTTGAAGCAGATGCAACTGATCCAATGGCAACCGGTAATGCAGTTAATTCTATGCGTGAAATAGTTAACCGAGCTCTTGAACGAGAGCTTAAAGGATCACTTGAATATCTGCTGCCCACAGAAAGCGCAGTAGATCTGCGCGTGCATGCCGACTATAATCCGGAGGCCATCAGCCAGTATAATATAGTTCCCGGTCTCATGGGGGTTATCCTCACCCTTACACTGGTCATGATCACCTCTCTGGCAATCACCCGTGAAACCGAGCGCGGAACCATGGAAAATCTGCTGACCACTCCCATACGCCCGCTCGAAGTAATGATGGGTAAAATTCTGCCCTATGTCCTGGTAGGATATATTCAGGTTATACTGATTATGGTCGCATCCATTTTTCTTTTCCATGTACCAATCACCGGAAATCCGCTCATAGTCTTCGTCTACTCGGCTGTTTTTATTGCTGCCAACCTCACAGTAGGTGTCACAGTATCGACTATCGCCCGCAATCAGCTGCAGGCAGTGCAGATGTCAATTTTCTTCTTTCTACCATCACTACTGCTATCAGGATTCATGTTTCCGTTTCGAGGAATGCCCCAATGGGCCCAGACTATAGGTTCAGTTCTACCCCTGACTCATTATCTGCGGCTGATCAGAGGAGTACTGCTCAAAGGAGCAGGCTGGGAACAGTCGCTGCACCACCTCTGGCCCATCGCAGTATTCTGGCTGGTAGTAATCGTTGTGGGTCTTAAACGTTATCGCCGTACTCTGGATTAAATCCTGCCTCCCGCGGCCCTCCGGGGCTTAACCCCTTTTTGAAAAAGAGTTTAAGAGTCCCAAAAACTTTTCGCCGAAACATGCCTATTTCCGCCCTGAAAGCATAGATTAGAAAGCCCTTTGAACTTTGGTTCGGAGGGATTTTTATTTTTCAGACCAAGTACATTTTCAAACTAAGTGCCCACTTTTTAACCATTATTTATTTTTTATTTTAATATTGACACAATTTTTTAAAATACGTAGCACATCTCAATAATCATTCATTAATTATTCATTAGGAGTTCATAATGAAAAATTTCAAAGTTAGTACTCTCATTCTATCTTGTATTATTGCTGTTCTTTGCTGCGGAAATGCATTTGCGCACGAATTCATTCTCAAACCTGTACAGCTTACAGCTGAAAAAGGTCATGTTATTCCATTTAGTGTTGTATCTGCCCATGTTTTCATGATCAGTGAAGAAATGGAACCTCTCAACAAAGTTGATGTTCAGCTCATCCAGAAGGATAAAAGCACTAAGGTCAAACTTGATGAAAATAAAATGCTCATGACTCTGGACGGTCAGATCACACCTTCTGTTGAAGGAACTGCTATCCTCGCCGGACATCGTGAAGGTATTATCTGGACCCAGACCACTCAGGGGTGGAAAGAGCATTCTAAAAAAGGTCTGAAGGGAGTTATTTCAAGCGGTAAATATGAAAAATTCTGTAAGACACTCATTACTGTGGGCAAACCTGACGGAAGCTTTAATAAAGTTTTAGGTCATAAACTCGAAATAGTTCCTCTGACCGATCCTACTCAGGCAAAAGTCGGCGATGAAATCGAATTCCAGACCCTGCTTAACGGCAAACCTGTTTCAGTTAAAAACATGCTCGCCACTTATGACGGTTTCACACTTAACCCTAATTCATATGCATACTCCACAGAACCTTACGGTAACGGGATCACCAAAGTTAAAATAACCGCTCCCGGCGTATGGATGGTTCGCGTAGATAATACTGATCCTCATCCTACTGCGGACTACGACAGCAACGTTATCCGCACCACTCTGATTTTTGAAGTGAAGTAAAAATGTTCAGTAAATTCATACCGGCCGCACTTTTTGTTGCGGCCGGAATTATAATCTTCAGCGGAACATCGTGGGCCCACGGGGTTTCATACGAAATGATAGAAAACTCCCCCTCCATTACATTTCGCTCAGGATTCTCATCTGGTGACCCCATAGCTTATGGCGAAGTACTGATATATTCTCCTGAAAATTCAGAAGTAGAATATCAGAACGGCAGGACAGACAAGAACGGAGTGTTCTCATTTCTGCCTGACGGTCCCGGAGTATGGAAAGTGGAAGTATATGGAGGACTCGGTCACAAACTGATGTTCGAAATACCGATAGACGAAAAAGGGAAAGAAAAACCTGAGCTGGAGAAAAAAGGCCTGCTGCAATCGTCGCAGACAATGCGTGCGGCTCTCGGGATCAGTATTCTCTTCAATATAGCATTGGCCGCTCTTTACTTTTCCGCGAGAAAGAAAAAAAGAATTCTGTAATCAAATCAAAAAGCAACCGGGAAAAGTATAAATCCCGTTAGCCTGCATCCAGTACCCCTGCTTGCCACTTTTACTTTCGTACAGTCTGCTAAGGCCGGCCCGAATGTAAACAACCTCCCCTCCGGCAAGCAGGGCATTAAGCTCATCAAGCCTGTCCTGCTTAACATAGTTCATAGCAGACGTATGAAAATACAAATCTGAAATGGGAGTATGACGATATCTCTCACCGGAAAAATCAGTAAACCCTATACGCAGTTTAAGCTCAGCCCCTATATCAATAACTGAAAGGCTTAATGACAAAGGATCTACTCTTATTGTTCTGATGGAACTATTGCACGGATCATCGACTGGTACACACCTGTTCCGGGGGGTAACCTTCCCTTCAAAAGCATCACTTACAGAATCAACTGCGCTTCGCTCCAAAACATCTATAAAAGTTTTCTCATCGACCTGATTCATCCATACATCATTTTCAAAACGACAATCCTCTATATGAGGTACGCTGGCACCGTCAGCAGGAATAATTGTAGCGTCAACAATCATTCCGGGCATAATTTTTTTATCAGCTATAAAAGTACGAGTTGCATAAGGTAGCGGCCGAAAACATGTACAATTATCTTCATCAAGCATAGCCATACAAACATTATCGCTATCTTTAAATCTAGTTAGATCTGTAAGTACAAGCATCGAAACTATCCTTTTGCCCGAAAAAGCGGAATTCAAGTTGACAATTTAATATGTATAAAGATTACACCATAAACCTCATTGAAACTTTAAACTTCGTATAAGCTTAAAATATCAACTTTAGCAACAGATACTACCCTGAATAATATATACACTATAATAAAATTATATTTCAGGCTAATTGTGAATGGTATTTAAAACACTCAATCTCAAAATCTGCAATAAAAAAGCGGAGCCGCTATGACTCCGCTTCATTTAAATAATAAGCTGACATGCTATAGACTCTGCGCCAACTGTCCGGCATCTCTCATAACCCCCTGTACCTGAGCCGGGTTATAGCCGGATTGTGCAAGATCTTTTATGATCGTTGATCCTTTTGATGCCGCTTCAAACCCCTGCTGTATCTGCTGCTGCTCATATATTGACTGCCTGCGTAAATCCCTGAATTTTTCAACTTCTTCACTAGACCGGACAATACCGCTTGGAACTCCTGTAAGTTCGGCAAAATCATCAACAGCACGGTCCATATCAACCTTATCCAGAACGTCAGGATTAACCGCAGCAAGCTTACCCACAAATTCGGATAAAGCCTGTATGGACTGCGTACCAACCATTTTCTGGGCCTGCGCCAATACAGATATATAATCAACTTTAATATCAATACCATCCAGCATAGACGGAGCCTCAGGCAATTTGCCGGAGCGGTAGAGAATCCCGAAAACACGCTCAATCAACGGGTCAAGAAGTTCGGTATGCTGTCTCTCGATTACCGGCCCGAGCTGAATCAGTTTTTCTTCATGCCGCTCGGCAACTTCCGTTGCTGTAATAACTTTGCGATTACTACCGGCCATCATCATGAAGATATCGTTATAAAAGCCTTCCCTGATAGCCGTACGTACATCTGAAATTTTATTACTGACTCCTGCCAGATCCGGACGGACCTGATAAAGAGGCGAAATGGAATCCTGCTGATTCTGCTCCACCGGATTCTGTCCACCGGGCAGCAGATTCAATCTTCTTGAATACATGGAAGGCACTTTCATCGGTGGCCTTAAGGTCAAATGCACTGCCTGAATCTGACTTTTGCTCATCTCCATAAGCATCTTTACATCAGCCAGCACATCCATAGCCGGAGACCTTCCATAAACATCCATAGCGGATGTATCCCAGCGCGGAACCATATACGGATTTTCCATAAATCCGCTTTCTGAAAGCACATGCCCGCCCTGTCCACTGAGCAGAAAAACAGACTCAAACGGCATATTCTGTTTATCTATCTTCTGTGAATCAAACTCATCACGAGGCTGTACCACATGCAGTACATCAAACCAGTGATCCCTGTTTACACTAAGGCTCGTCCTTACATTTGCAGGAAGAGCATCTATACCGAATCTCTTTTCAAGCTGTCGTGCGGTCATCTTGAATTCACGGTAGACTGTATCCACCCGTCCCTGCTCATCGGTAGCAAGGCAATATTCCCCTGCCGTCAGCGTACGGAACCGGATACCCCTATCAGTATCAGGCTCACAGTAAAGAATACCGGTCCCGAAACCGGACAGTTCCGTATAAAGAGAATGAACGCACGAATAAAAATTACTGCGGGCCAAAGCACGGTACATAGTGCTCTCCACCTGCGAAATCCATTCACGCACAGCCTTATGTCGTGACATGTCCCGATCCGTGATTCCCAGCCGGAACCAAGGCCTGGCCGGAGACGTTAAACCGCCCTGAAGACCAGCAGCCAGTATACGCAATGCCCGTGTTGCCGTTGAATCAATAATTTTAGAACCTTTTCTGCGACCGTCATTAGGCCGCTGACCATCATAAACACCCTTGCGGGGCAGAATATAATCACTGATCTCCTGCCAATTCCCCTCCCAGCTGCTGCGCTCCTGACGAAGCGACTGCAAACGGGATGTATATTTATTCCTGTTCACATCATTCATATATTACCCTGTTATAAAATTAGTTCTGTTAAAATGACTCCAGCTGTATTTTAGAAGCCTTTCGGCTCCCTTCGGGGTCCAGAGAAACTTTTTTATTATGCTTCGCTTTGTTTATGGAAAATTTTCTTTGCAAGATTTGTTATAGATTTTGACGATCTTTTTATACTCAGAGCGTAAGCCCGTTAAAAAGTTTTGAAGGGAGAGTCCAGAGAGGGAAACTTTTTCAAAAGTTTCCCTCTCTGGTCCCCGAAGGGTCCTTACAAAATATAGCTGGTTATTTGGCTGCTGCTTTAAGTTCCACAAGTTTTTTGCATTTAGGGCATTTAACTTGAACTTCGATAATATTTCCTTTCATGAGCAGCCTTTTGCATACGGGGCAGCGATGTTCTGTCATATAAATACTCCGCTTATTGTCCAAGCTTGGTTTTCTGGGCTTGCAAATTCTGTGTCTTTGTTGCGAGCTGATCAGTATCCCCCTGCCCACTGGTCAGCACAGTGGAGCTGCGTCCTTTTTTAAGTCTTTCCATTTCACGCATCTGCTTTGCTTTTGCAGCCTCTTCACTTTGTGCAACCTCATCAATTTTCGGTGGCTCCGGTACTGCTGTCACCGGCGGTGCCGGTGGTGGTGTTGCCGGTGCTGAAGGTGATTTTCCGCCTCCGCCTCCCATAACGTTCTCCTTTGTTAAAAAATTAAATTTTCAGCGGCACGCCTGACGTGCATATCCGTTATTCCTGACCGCACAAAAAATTGCGGCATCCACACTTTGATCATCAGCCGCCCAGTAGGCAGCCTGCGGCATAATACCTATTTTATTAAATCCTGATTTGACTGCCATACGGCAGGCGAGTGGATTCTTTACAGGTATCAGTGCCTTTATACAGTCAAATATATATAATCCTGATGCGTCAGTGACTGACAAAAGATGTCGCACCACCCCACTTCCCATCTGCTCCGCCTGTTTTCCATAAAAATCAGGCATGATAGAAAAATGAGCATAGCAGGATCGGGAACTGAAACCGTTCAGCCAGAACATTCCTGACGGTTTCTGATCTTTGAATCCTAAAAACATGTGCTGATCAGTCATCTTCGCCA from the Maridesulfovibrio zosterae DSM 11974 genome contains:
- a CDS encoding HlyD family secretion protein, giving the protein MNSPLFYIKKSYKISSPLWTSKKQSFLEIMKFLKPQSAHRTSCAVKSFFLILLLCATSLSGCVDEELEVWQGYVEGEFVYAASPLGGQLDKIYVKKGDQITAGNPLFTLEREYEKAGVDEANEQLAKALSDLANKRKGSRPSELASITARLRKAKAAETLAATEYKRRANLYRSRTISEEERDQARTDYEQAKQLVHEISSELKTANLGSRSDEIAAAESAVEAAKARLEQALWNYNQKAQSAPRSGLVFDTIRYEGEWVPAGKPVVSILPPENRKIRFYVPETIVGSFSIGENLLLNFDGIAKPIPVKLTYISPQAEYTPPVIYSSQSRAKLVFMLEAYPPFDKAILLNPGQPVDVSRSAENFIHNDGFLSRVKAYFRSSNE
- a CDS encoding ABC transporter ATP-binding protein, which produces MNDQIVIDVSGVTKTFGTKTVVNGLDMQVRKGEIFGFLGPNGSGKTTFIRMLCGLLSPDSGSGTCLGYNIITEADKIKPKVGYMAQRFSLYGDLTVKENLDFLSKAYQLPNRRKLVADAIERMDLGRFSNQLADSLSGGWKQRLALTGCTLHSPSLLLLDEPTAGVDPSARRDFWDEVHNLAAQGITALISTHYMDEAERCHRLAYIAYGDLLAKGTLEELIDDSGLHTWTLKGPDLSVLTGKLRATDGIDQVVAFGNTLHISGRDNDLIKSVINRLAGPDNRFEPSETSLEEVFIDLMRGKTP
- a CDS encoding ABC transporter permease, with product MIKLHFFSFSRFMAMAGKEFVQMRRDRLTFAMMIGIPLIQLILFGYAINSDPRHLPLAVLSGDNSRYSRAIVAGMQTSTYFNLDRFIDSRTEANRLLELGEVQFVLTIPQQFGQNIERGERPVLLLEADATDPMATGNAVNSMREIVNRALERELKGSLEYLLPTESAVDLRVHADYNPEAISQYNIVPGLMGVILTLTLVMITSLAITRETERGTMENLLTTPIRPLEVMMGKILPYVLVGYIQVILIMVASIFLFHVPITGNPLIVFVYSAVFIAANLTVGVTVSTIARNQLQAVQMSIFFFLPSLLLSGFMFPFRGMPQWAQTIGSVLPLTHYLRLIRGVLLKGAGWEQSLHHLWPIAVFWLVVIVVGLKRYRRTLD
- a CDS encoding DUF4198 domain-containing protein; translation: MKNFKVSTLILSCIIAVLCCGNAFAHEFILKPVQLTAEKGHVIPFSVVSAHVFMISEEMEPLNKVDVQLIQKDKSTKVKLDENKMLMTLDGQITPSVEGTAILAGHREGIIWTQTTQGWKEHSKKGLKGVISSGKYEKFCKTLITVGKPDGSFNKVLGHKLEIVPLTDPTQAKVGDEIEFQTLLNGKPVSVKNMLATYDGFTLNPNSYAYSTEPYGNGITKVKITAPGVWMVRVDNTDPHPTADYDSNVIRTTLIFEVK
- a CDS encoding portal protein; its protein translation is MNDVNRNKYTSRLQSLRQERSSWEGNWQEISDYILPRKGVYDGQRPNDGRRKGSKIIDSTATRALRILAAGLQGGLTSPARPWFRLGITDRDMSRHKAVREWISQVESTMYRALARSNFYSCVHSLYTELSGFGTGILYCEPDTDRGIRFRTLTAGEYCLATDEQGRVDTVYREFKMTARQLEKRFGIDALPANVRTSLSVNRDHWFDVLHVVQPRDEFDSQKIDKQNMPFESVFLLSGQGGHVLSESGFMENPYMVPRWDTSAMDVYGRSPAMDVLADVKMLMEMSKSQIQAVHLTLRPPMKVPSMYSRRLNLLPGGQNPVEQNQQDSISPLYQVRPDLAGVSNKISDVRTAIREGFYNDIFMMMAGSNRKVITATEVAERHEEKLIQLGPVIERQHTELLDPLIERVFGILYRSGKLPEAPSMLDGIDIKVDYISVLAQAQKMVGTQSIQALSEFVGKLAAVNPDVLDKVDMDRAVDDFAELTGVPSGIVRSSEEVEKFRDLRRQSIYEQQQIQQGFEAASKGSTIIKDLAQSGYNPAQVQGVMRDAGQLAQSL
- a CDS encoding Com family DNA-binding transcriptional regulator — protein: MTEHRCPVCKRLLMKGNIIEVQVKCPKCKKLVELKAAAK